A genomic segment from Granulicella arctica encodes:
- a CDS encoding TonB-dependent receptor, with the protein MGASEIRDRPILRSGEVLEAVPGVIITQHAGGGKANQYFLRGFNLDHGTDFAVFIDDMPLNLPSHAHGEGYADMNTVIPEFVQRVNYEKGPYYADVGNYSSAGSAHLGFFKMLPRNFVQVEGGMYGYGRAVFGVSQRLGSGNLLYGAEAYHDDGPWTHPDNYYKFNDFVTYSRGGEGEGSSITARGYRGRWNSSDQIPITAVPLAGFFGTLNPTDGGQSQRYSLQAEWHRQNSASETKVSTYGFYYDLDLFSDFTYFLTDPNHGDQFEQHDRRWAAGIDARHRVSSRWFGRMTENTFGLQIRNDWIKNGLFQSQKRLWVDKTDSSTGNTLPATTEADRFTDTQPGFYLENKIQWAKRLRSVIALRGDVDYFAVTSLVTAINSGSAIKMLPSPKASLIFGPWSNTELYAQAGFSFHSNDGRGATQTVEPISADNPYPNTVVRRIPALIPTKGGEVGLRTTTIPHLQSTVSIWYLHSASELQQSGDTGDTVASQQSSDRYGVELANFFTPLKHIAFDFDLAESKALFSTLDDRDAAPATPGGRRVPEAVGLVISSGATLHDYRGFTASLRLRYFGPRDLTSDGVYRSQATALLNGEIGYQFNDKWRIAGEGLNLLNRRDHDIDYAYSSRITPTANSAFTDVFHPVEPAQVRFALVRTFK; encoded by the coding sequence GTGGGCGCAAGCGAAATCCGGGATCGCCCTATTCTTCGTTCTGGCGAAGTGCTTGAGGCAGTCCCTGGGGTCATCATCACGCAGCACGCTGGAGGCGGTAAGGCAAACCAGTATTTTCTGCGTGGCTTCAATCTCGACCATGGTACGGATTTTGCAGTCTTTATTGACGACATGCCCTTGAACCTGCCCTCACACGCGCATGGCGAAGGATATGCTGACATGAACACTGTCATACCCGAGTTTGTTCAGCGTGTGAATTACGAGAAAGGACCGTATTACGCCGACGTCGGCAACTATAGCTCGGCTGGATCGGCCCATCTGGGATTCTTCAAAATGCTGCCCCGGAATTTCGTTCAGGTAGAAGGCGGCATGTACGGCTACGGGCGGGCCGTCTTCGGGGTATCGCAACGGCTAGGCTCAGGGAACCTGCTGTACGGCGCAGAAGCCTATCACGATGACGGCCCGTGGACGCATCCGGACAACTACTACAAGTTCAACGATTTCGTTACCTATAGCCGGGGAGGCGAAGGCGAAGGTAGCAGCATTACGGCCCGCGGCTATCGTGGGCGATGGAATTCAAGCGATCAAATTCCTATCACGGCTGTGCCGCTCGCTGGCTTCTTCGGCACGCTCAACCCCACCGACGGCGGTCAATCCCAGCGCTACAGCCTGCAAGCGGAATGGCACCGCCAGAACTCGGCTTCTGAAACGAAGGTCAGCACCTACGGGTTCTATTACGATCTGGACCTGTTCTCTGATTTCACTTACTTCCTGACCGATCCCAATCACGGTGACCAATTCGAGCAGCATGACAGGCGCTGGGCTGCTGGGATCGACGCGCGTCACAGAGTCTCCAGCCGATGGTTTGGCCGCATGACGGAAAACACTTTCGGTCTCCAGATCCGCAACGACTGGATTAAGAACGGCCTCTTCCAATCACAAAAACGACTATGGGTCGATAAAACTGATTCCTCCACCGGCAACACCTTGCCGGCAACTACGGAAGCGGATCGCTTCACAGATACGCAGCCAGGGTTCTATCTAGAAAACAAGATTCAGTGGGCAAAGAGGCTTCGTTCCGTCATTGCTCTCCGTGGCGACGTAGACTACTTCGCCGTGACCAGTCTGGTGACTGCGATCAACTCTGGAAGCGCAATCAAGATGTTGCCCAGCCCTAAGGCGAGTTTGATCTTTGGTCCATGGTCTAACACAGAGCTTTATGCACAGGCCGGGTTTAGTTTTCATAGCAACGACGGGCGTGGCGCGACCCAAACGGTGGAGCCTATCTCAGCGGACAATCCTTACCCCAACACAGTTGTTCGAAGGATCCCTGCCCTAATCCCAACCAAGGGCGGTGAAGTCGGTTTGCGTACGACAACCATTCCACACCTTCAAAGCACCGTTTCCATTTGGTACCTCCATAGTGCCTCTGAGCTGCAACAATCCGGCGATACGGGGGACACAGTCGCTTCTCAACAATCGAGTGATCGTTATGGAGTCGAGCTAGCCAATTTTTTTACACCTCTTAAGCACATTGCCTTCGACTTCGACCTTGCTGAATCAAAGGCCCTCTTCTCAACTCTCGACGACAGAGATGCTGCGCCAGCTACTCCGGGTGGCAGGCGGGTACCCGAAGCGGTCGGCTTGGTAATTTCTTCAGGTGCCACACTGCACGATTATCGTGGCTTCACTGCAAGCTTACGTCTACGATACTTTGGCCCGCGTGACCTGACCTCCGACGGAGTGTACCGATCGCAGGCGACAGCGTTGCTCAACGGGGAGATTGGCTATCAGTTCAATGACAAGTGGCGCATCGCAGGCGAAGGGCTCAACTTGTTAAATCGGCGCGACCACGATATCGACTACGCCTATTCCTCTCGGATAACGCCAACGGCAAACTCGGCGTTCACCGACGTGTTCCACCCGGTAGAACCTGCACAGGTGCGATTTGCACTAGTCAGAACTTTTAAGTGA
- a CDS encoding single-stranded DNA-binding protein codes for MFNKVILIGRLGQNAEAKTAQNSKEYVTLSLATQESWKNDRGDYENRTEWHRVYAWSHLSKFASTLQKGQLITLEGKLKYREVEEDVEGVTFKHRIAEIHAISMKRLSKIEAADDPLDGAGDE; via the coding sequence ATGTTCAACAAAGTCATCCTCATCGGCCGCCTCGGACAGAACGCAGAAGCCAAAACCGCTCAGAACAGCAAAGAGTACGTCACCCTCAGCCTGGCCACCCAGGAGAGCTGGAAGAACGACAGGGGCGACTACGAGAACCGTACCGAATGGCATCGCGTCTATGCCTGGAGCCATCTCTCGAAGTTCGCCAGCACTCTCCAGAAGGGTCAACTCATCACCCTCGAAGGCAAGCTCAAGTATCGCGAGGTCGAAGAAGACGTCGAGGGGGTTACGTTCAAACACCGGATCGCGGAGATCCATGCCATCAGCATGAAGCGGCTCTCGAAGATCGAAGCCGCCGATGATCCTTTGGACGGAGCCGGCGACGAGTAG
- a CDS encoding RepB family DNA primase → MLLKPSGEHRYTVLDDLSAISLAKLTADGFTPCAVVETSAGNFQAWLKHPAVFPKLIGTFAAQMLAARYNADPSAADWRRFGRLPGFTNCKPKYKRPDGLFPFVQLRSHTGKQYPMAEAFVQEITALYEAREQEREARRLQASLSPQRGPRLSNLSLERFRTSSKYNDRPAAADIAFCVAAFANGMEETRIERALEDDYLSRDPSPSKRAAYIRRTMTKARDWASR, encoded by the coding sequence GTGCTACTCAAGCCGTCCGGAGAGCATCGCTACACCGTGCTCGACGATCTCTCCGCGATCTCGCTCGCGAAGCTCACGGCCGACGGCTTCACTCCGTGCGCCGTCGTCGAGACCAGTGCCGGCAACTTCCAGGCTTGGCTCAAGCACCCGGCGGTTTTTCCAAAGCTGATCGGGACCTTCGCCGCGCAGATGTTGGCGGCTCGCTACAACGCCGATCCAAGCGCAGCGGACTGGCGACGGTTTGGACGGCTTCCGGGCTTTACCAACTGCAAGCCCAAATACAAGAGACCCGATGGGCTCTTCCCTTTCGTGCAGCTGCGGAGTCACACCGGCAAGCAGTACCCGATGGCCGAAGCCTTCGTGCAGGAGATCACAGCGCTCTACGAAGCCCGCGAGCAGGAACGTGAGGCACGACGCCTGCAGGCTTCTCTTTCTCCCCAAAGGGGACCGAGGTTATCGAACTTGTCTTTGGAGCGCTTCCGTACCTCCAGCAAGTACAACGACCGCCCCGCCGCCGCAGACATCGCCTTCTGTGTTGCCGCGTTTGCAAACGGCATGGAAGAAACTCGGATCGAACGTGCCCTTGAGGACGACTATCTCTCCCGCGATCCCAGTCCTTCGAAACGAGCTGCCTACATCCGGAGAACCATGACGAAGGCGAGAGACTGGGCAAGCCGCTAA
- a CDS encoding RepB family DNA primase translates to MDRTEATVRTMLSAIEAPLYDVGVLSDRGMLPGLDGIPAANVLEKLSLLKYRNVRGSHIYFRPSGEHRYTVLDDLSAISLGRLADDGFTPSAVVETSAGNFQAWLRHPAVFTKLIGTFAAQTLAARYDADPSAADWRRFGRLPGFTNCKPKYKRPDGLFPFVQLRSHTGKQYPMAEAFVQEITKLYEVREQEREARRLQASLSPQRGPRVSNLSLERFRTSSKYNDRPAAADIAFCVAAYANGMEEIRIERALEDDYLSRDPSPSKRASYIRRTMTKARDWASR, encoded by the coding sequence ATGGACAGGACCGAAGCAACCGTTCGCACTATGCTTTCCGCAATCGAAGCACCGCTCTACGATGTAGGCGTCTTGAGTGACCGAGGAATGCTCCCCGGTCTCGATGGCATCCCTGCTGCCAACGTGCTCGAAAAGCTCTCGCTGCTCAAGTACCGCAACGTCCGCGGCTCTCACATCTATTTCCGCCCTTCCGGCGAACATCGGTACACGGTTCTCGACGATCTCTCCGCGATCTCGCTCGGCAGGCTCGCGGACGACGGCTTCACGCCGAGCGCCGTCGTCGAGACCAGTGCCGGCAACTTCCAGGCATGGCTCAGGCATCCGGCAGTCTTTACGAAGCTGATCGGCACCTTCGCCGCGCAGACTCTCGCCGCTCGCTACGATGCCGATCCGAGTGCAGCGGACTGGCGACGGTTTGGACGGCTTCCCGGCTTTACCAACTGCAAGCCCAAATACAAGAGACCTGATGGGCTATTCCCTTTCGTGCAGTTGCGGAGTCACACCGGCAAGCAGTACCCGATGGCTGAAGCCTTCGTGCAGGAGATCACCAAGCTCTACGAAGTCCGCGAGCAGGAGCGGGAGGCACGACGCCTGCAGGCTTCTCTTTCTCCCCAAAGGGGCCCGAGGGTATCGAACTTGTCTTTGGAGCGCTTCCGCACCTCCAGCAAGTACAACGACCGCCCCGCCGCCGCAGATATCGCCTTCTGTGTCGCCGCTTATGCCAACGGCATGGAGGAGATCCGGATCGAACGTGCCCTCGAAGACGACTATCTCTCCCGCGATCCCAGTCCTTCGAAGCGAGCTTCCTACATCCGGAGAACCATGACGAAAGCGAGAGACTGGGCAAGCCGCTAA
- a CDS encoding IS481 family transposase — MPWKESRIVDQRLQFLSSYQKEEMSVTDLCHEYGISRPTAYKWIKRYNEVGPEGLLDISRKPHGCAHATSLEVENEILALRKRFPSWGARKLKARLEKMNPNVVWPAASTVGQILRRAGLTNPVRKRRRTTPYSEPFAEVTAPNQLWCMDFKGWFRTGDGNRCDPFTITDAYSRYLIRCQAVARMDTAHVLAICEAAMREYGVPERIRTDNGNPFSGLGVMGLSRLSLSWVRLGIVHERIQPGKPQQNGRHERMHRTLKQDTTNPSAKTLHAQQKRFDEFVRVYNHERPHEALGNETPGSIYVPSSRLLPRYTKAHQYPVHFQTRRVNDAGDISWHKSRVFISEVFRGEDIALEKVEENFYRVYFCSLEVGEFNVDDMRFRPGLRP; from the coding sequence ATGCCTTGGAAAGAGAGTCGTATTGTGGATCAGCGCTTGCAGTTCTTATCGAGTTATCAGAAGGAAGAGATGTCTGTTACGGACCTGTGCCACGAGTACGGCATCTCTCGCCCAACCGCATATAAGTGGATCAAGAGATATAACGAAGTCGGGCCGGAAGGCTTGCTGGATATTTCACGCAAGCCCCACGGCTGTGCTCACGCAACGTCGTTGGAGGTCGAGAACGAGATCCTTGCATTGCGCAAGCGCTTTCCATCGTGGGGAGCGCGGAAGCTGAAGGCTCGTCTGGAGAAGATGAACCCGAACGTCGTGTGGCCGGCGGCAAGCACCGTAGGTCAGATTCTGCGCCGGGCGGGACTCACCAACCCTGTTCGCAAGAGACGTAGAACGACCCCGTACTCAGAGCCCTTCGCCGAGGTCACCGCTCCGAACCAGCTATGGTGCATGGACTTCAAGGGATGGTTCCGCACTGGCGACGGGAACCGATGTGATCCCTTCACGATCACCGATGCCTACAGTCGCTATCTGATCCGTTGTCAGGCAGTGGCTCGCATGGATACTGCGCACGTCCTTGCGATCTGCGAGGCCGCCATGCGCGAGTACGGTGTTCCCGAACGGATTCGCACGGACAACGGAAATCCGTTCTCTGGACTTGGTGTGATGGGGCTTTCGCGGTTGTCGCTGAGTTGGGTGCGGCTTGGGATCGTGCATGAGCGCATTCAGCCAGGCAAGCCGCAACAGAACGGCCGCCATGAGCGCATGCACCGCACGCTCAAGCAGGATACGACCAACCCGTCGGCGAAAACACTCCATGCGCAGCAGAAGCGCTTCGATGAGTTCGTTCGCGTCTACAACCATGAGCGTCCTCATGAAGCTTTGGGGAACGAGACTCCAGGCAGCATTTACGTCCCGAGCTCGCGGCTCCTGCCACGGTACACGAAGGCTCATCAGTACCCAGTTCACTTCCAGACACGGCGTGTGAACGATGCGGGAGACATCAGTTGGCATAAGAGCAGGGTCTTTATCAGCGAGGTCTTCCGTGGTGAAGATATTGCGCTTGAAAAAGTAGAGGAGAACTTCTACCGAGTGTATTTCTGCTCTTTGGAAGTCGGTGAGTTCAATGTCGACGACATGCGATTTCGGCCCGGGCTTCGCCCATGA
- a CDS encoding ParB/RepB/Spo0J family partition protein: protein MHNSSEFQYIAVDTIHESATNPRRTFDEAKLQELAESIRTNGLIQPVTVRPNAEGFEIVAGARRFRAAQLAELFSLPARIVDLSDDETVLWQLVENSQRVDVHPYEEAQGFQRLLDMPGYDVATLVDKSGKSSAHVYARLSLLQLIPSIAEAFSAERITASHANLLARLPQETQAEAFEQCWRKDWQDKEPHLLPAKHLSAWIQDNLYLALADAPFDKEDPTLHPAAGACVTCPRRSGYNTSLFADVQGDQCLDGPCYQTKVNAHIDREIAARPELVQIENGNLARRRSVPEPCSAGTSARSSRPRTPTPNRFQPAKPPSPPSSSTASA, encoded by the coding sequence ATGCATAACAGCAGCGAATTCCAGTACATCGCCGTCGACACGATCCACGAGTCCGCCACCAACCCCCGCCGCACGTTCGATGAAGCCAAGCTGCAGGAGCTTGCCGAGAGCATCCGTACCAATGGACTGATTCAGCCCGTCACCGTGCGGCCCAACGCGGAAGGCTTCGAGATCGTGGCAGGAGCGAGGCGTTTCCGCGCCGCACAGCTTGCGGAACTCTTCTCTCTTCCCGCCCGCATCGTCGACCTTAGCGATGACGAAACCGTTCTTTGGCAGTTAGTCGAAAACTCGCAGCGCGTCGACGTACACCCGTACGAAGAGGCGCAGGGTTTCCAACGTTTGCTCGATATGCCCGGGTACGACGTGGCCACACTCGTAGACAAATCCGGCAAGAGCTCCGCACACGTCTATGCGCGCCTGTCTCTTCTGCAACTCATCCCGTCCATCGCCGAGGCCTTCAGCGCCGAACGCATCACCGCCAGCCATGCCAACCTGCTTGCCCGACTTCCGCAGGAGACACAGGCCGAAGCATTCGAGCAGTGCTGGCGCAAGGACTGGCAGGACAAAGAGCCGCACCTGCTCCCCGCCAAACACCTATCCGCATGGATACAGGACAACCTCTACCTCGCCCTTGCCGATGCACCGTTCGACAAGGAAGACCCCACCCTCCACCCCGCCGCAGGAGCTTGCGTTACCTGCCCCCGCCGCAGCGGATACAACACGTCCCTGTTTGCCGACGTGCAGGGCGACCAGTGTCTTGATGGACCTTGCTACCAGACCAAGGTCAATGCCCACATCGACCGCGAAATTGCGGCCCGTCCCGAGCTGGTCCAGATCGAGAACGGAAACCTAGCCCGAAGGAGAAGCGTCCCGGAGCCGTGCAGCGCGGGCACTTCCGCGAGATCGAGCAGACCGAGAACCCCGACGCCGAACAGGTTCCAGCCTGCGAAGCCGCCAAGCCCGCCATCATCGTCTACGGCAAGCGCGTAG
- a CDS encoding DUF6908 domain-containing protein translates to MHSSAPLHIIRRFTQYYRNDYVGVEQWSRNIVRGHYVQLANLHAQHQRFAKVWDNNLRCQGFAEAYDPNQPVRG, encoded by the coding sequence CTGCATTCTTCCGCTCCACTTCACATAATCCGGCGTTTCACACAGTACTACCGCAACGACTATGTCGGCGTGGAGCAGTGGAGCCGGAACATCGTACGCGGCCACTACGTGCAGCTTGCCAACCTTCACGCCCAACACCAGCGATTCGCCAAAGTCTGGGACAACAACCTCCGCTGCCAAGGCTTCGCCGAAGCGTATGACCCCAACCAGCCTGTACGCGGATAG
- a CDS encoding site-specific integrase, translating into MILAGPLLQQYFTNYLIAQRRLSLQTLASYRDTFRLLLQFVQSELKIEPAQLAIEQLDAEIILRFLDNLELQRKNSVVSRNLRLTAIRSFFRMVALHHPECVGTATRVLAIPMKRTDTRLLEYVSRTEMDAILNSIDRKHWCGRRDYALLLTMYNSGARVSELCALRIDQIGSGKNSYVHLHGKGRKERAIPLWPSTARILRDWLRENTGSMAFPGVRGEPLSRFAVRLLLQKAVATASSSCSSLRKKRISPHTIRHGTAMALLDAGVDISVIALWLGHESIETTNGYLHTSIALKEKALAKVTPSGSTFKRFQPNDSLLTFLASL; encoded by the coding sequence ATGATCCTTGCTGGCCCTCTTCTCCAGCAGTATTTCACCAACTACCTCATCGCTCAGCGACGGCTCAGCCTGCAGACGCTCGCAAGCTATCGCGATACATTCCGTCTGCTGTTGCAGTTCGTACAGTCGGAACTGAAGATCGAGCCTGCGCAACTCGCCATCGAACAGCTTGATGCCGAGATCATTCTGCGCTTTCTGGATAACCTGGAGCTACAGCGCAAGAACTCCGTTGTGTCCCGCAACCTGCGACTCACAGCCATACGCTCGTTCTTTCGCATGGTGGCTCTGCATCACCCAGAGTGCGTTGGAACAGCCACCCGCGTGCTCGCCATCCCGATGAAGCGAACAGATACGCGGCTTCTGGAGTATGTCTCCCGCACAGAGATGGACGCCATCCTCAACAGCATCGATCGCAAGCATTGGTGCGGACGGCGCGACTATGCCTTGCTGCTGACCATGTACAACTCCGGCGCACGCGTCTCTGAACTGTGTGCTCTACGCATAGATCAGATCGGCAGCGGCAAGAACAGCTACGTCCATCTGCACGGCAAGGGCCGCAAGGAACGTGCTATCCCATTGTGGCCTTCCACCGCACGTATATTACGAGACTGGCTTCGAGAGAACACCGGCAGTATGGCCTTTCCGGGAGTTCGAGGCGAACCGCTCAGCCGCTTCGCAGTTCGTCTTCTGTTGCAGAAGGCCGTTGCCACTGCGTCATCCAGCTGTTCCAGTCTGCGGAAGAAGCGCATCTCTCCACACACGATCAGACATGGAACCGCTATGGCGTTGCTTGATGCAGGAGTGGACATCTCCGTTATCGCGCTCTGGCTCGGACACGAGAGCATCGAGACCACCAACGGCTATTTACATACAAGCATCGCCCTGAAGGAAAAGGCCCTCGCCAAGGTCACACCATCGGGCTCTACGTTTAAGCGCTTCCAACCCAACGACAGCCTGCTCACGTTCCTCGCATCGCTCTAA
- a CDS encoding tyrosine-type recombinase/integrase — protein MTFEALSQHLEAFLALKRARAKRSPYFEGDQRRRLRYEEALLRSFLERWRQHGYPWPIRAEFAMDWVMDGSMLNRPYRDEHRLLAIRAFLLQVRTFEEQTGIPQIQFRRRYKRRASYIFSDREIQQLMEAAARNRLRFRAATVSTLIGLLASTGIRIGEALRLTMADVRLDAKPSHLYLHETKFGKSRNVVLHTSTVEHLRHYIDERATALRGRSAEPFFTNTICRPLIYNPLRYTFRQLLKQVGIAPPANQRRPTLHCFRHTFAVKRLTLWQHEGTDIRTQLPWLSVYLGHQGPESTYWYLSATPDLLRDAGASFDPEQMPEGGRR, from the coding sequence ATGACCTTCGAAGCCCTGTCCCAGCACCTCGAAGCATTCCTCGCGCTGAAGCGGGCTCGCGCCAAGCGTAGCCCCTATTTTGAAGGCGACCAGCGTAGACGCCTCCGATATGAAGAGGCGCTGCTCCGCAGCTTTCTTGAACGATGGCGACAGCACGGATACCCCTGGCCGATTCGCGCAGAGTTTGCGATGGATTGGGTGATGGACGGCTCCATGCTGAACCGACCCTATCGCGATGAACATCGTCTGCTTGCCATACGTGCGTTCCTGCTACAGGTTCGTACTTTCGAAGAGCAGACGGGCATTCCCCAGATCCAGTTCCGGAGGCGGTACAAGCGGCGTGCGTCCTACATCTTCTCTGACCGGGAGATTCAACAGCTTATGGAAGCAGCCGCGCGGAACCGGCTCAGGTTCCGTGCGGCGACGGTCAGCACACTCATTGGCCTGCTAGCCAGCACAGGTATTCGCATCGGGGAGGCTCTGCGCCTGACGATGGCCGATGTGAGGCTCGATGCGAAGCCTTCACATCTGTATCTCCATGAGACGAAGTTTGGCAAGTCGCGCAACGTCGTGCTCCACACCTCGACCGTGGAGCACCTGCGGCACTATATCGACGAGCGAGCAACAGCGTTGCGGGGCCGCAGCGCTGAACCATTCTTCACCAACACGATTTGCCGACCACTGATCTATAACCCGCTCCGGTACACCTTTCGTCAGTTGCTGAAGCAGGTTGGCATTGCTCCGCCCGCGAACCAACGTAGGCCCACACTGCACTGCTTCAGACATACCTTTGCGGTGAAGCGATTGACACTCTGGCAGCACGAGGGTACCGACATCCGGACGCAGCTTCCATGGCTCTCCGTCTACCTCGGCCACCAAGGACCGGAGAGCACCTATTGGTATCTGAGCGCTACGCCGGATCTTCTTCGGGATGCCGGTGCATCGTTTGATCCAGAACAGATGCCTGAAGGAGGTCGCCGATGA
- a CDS encoding tyrosine-type recombinase/integrase → MDQLSKKGLSLAECVARYDLYAREVRCLAASTREIQRRILRRLCSFCFGDGPIAWDAICFTDIVRFLTAEFERYPNRGTQRASLTSMRTILRYLAENNMVPMGWDEALPRTATKRHAHLPRQLSREQIRALFKASKGNRWIARRDRALLLLLLRLGLRCEEVAHLKWQDIDWQAGSIRICSQKSRRERILPLPEDVGKALVAYLRTFSSVPLWIFDSSRSTYPDEMRRLHIKAISKYLFKRAGVVGGSAHSLRHTIATTMVNRGASFKDVSDLLGHRRLSTTLIYAKLDMKALAQVALPWPGGER, encoded by the coding sequence ATGGACCAGTTATCGAAGAAGGGGCTATCGCTCGCGGAGTGTGTAGCCAGGTATGACCTGTACGCGCGAGAGGTACGCTGTCTCGCAGCATCGACACGTGAGATTCAACGCCGCATCTTGCGGCGACTTTGCAGCTTTTGCTTTGGCGATGGACCGATTGCATGGGATGCCATTTGCTTCACCGACATCGTTCGATTTCTTACAGCTGAGTTCGAGCGCTATCCCAACCGGGGCACGCAACGCGCTTCGCTGACGAGCATGCGCACGATTCTGCGGTATCTCGCAGAGAACAACATGGTGCCGATGGGATGGGACGAAGCTCTTCCTAGGACTGCGACGAAGCGTCACGCGCATCTTCCGCGACAGCTTTCGAGGGAGCAGATACGTGCTCTATTCAAGGCATCGAAGGGCAACAGGTGGATAGCGCGCCGAGATCGTGCGTTGCTGTTGCTGTTACTGCGGCTCGGTCTGCGCTGCGAAGAAGTTGCTCATCTCAAGTGGCAGGATATCGACTGGCAAGCAGGCTCTATAAGGATATGCAGCCAGAAGAGCCGACGCGAGCGGATACTTCCGCTGCCGGAAGATGTGGGCAAGGCGCTTGTCGCCTACCTTCGAACCTTCTCCAGTGTCCCGCTCTGGATTTTTGATTCCAGTCGTTCAACCTACCCTGATGAGATGAGACGCCTGCATATCAAGGCGATCTCGAAGTACCTCTTCAAGCGAGCGGGTGTCGTTGGAGGCTCTGCGCACTCACTCCGCCATACCATCGCCACCACCATGGTGAACCGTGGAGCGTCTTTTAAGGATGTATCAGACCTGCTCGGCCATCGCCGCCTTTCGACGACGTTGATCTACGCCAAGCTCGACATGAAGGCACTCGCTCAAGTTGCCCTACCGTGGCCGGGAGGTGAGCGATGA
- a CDS encoding ArdC family protein gives MSSIATTNETSTIATMPTTPKPQTSKEVIAANVQLLIEQLEAGHSEGLTAYLTAMGRFHNYSFGNILEIARQKPDATRVAGLYAWNQLGRKVSKGQKGIRILAPMIGSKRKKDKEADKDITKQNTPVLVRFRAVYVFDVSQTEGAELPQFTERTTGDVGAYRERLIDFTIAQGIELEFKESIAPALGMSYGGKIAILPGQAPAEEFSTLVHELAHEMLHKAERRTATTKTVRETEAEAIAFVVSQTIGLDAGRASADYIHLYHGNAALLTESLEVIQRTSALILSAIEPPAVKAEETTNEAAAVAEVA, from the coding sequence ATGAGCAGCATCGCCACCACGAACGAAACCAGCACCATCGCCACCATGCCCACCACCCCCAAGCCACAGACCTCGAAAGAAGTCATTGCCGCCAACGTTCAGCTTCTCATCGAGCAGTTGGAGGCAGGACACTCCGAAGGACTCACCGCCTACCTGACGGCCATGGGTCGATTCCACAATTATTCGTTCGGCAACATCCTCGAGATCGCACGGCAGAAGCCCGACGCAACCCGCGTGGCTGGGCTCTACGCGTGGAACCAGTTAGGCCGCAAGGTCAGCAAAGGTCAGAAGGGCATCCGCATCCTGGCCCCGATGATCGGCAGCAAGCGCAAGAAAGACAAGGAGGCAGACAAGGACATCACCAAGCAGAACACCCCCGTCCTCGTGAGATTCCGCGCCGTGTACGTCTTCGATGTAAGCCAGACCGAAGGCGCAGAGCTTCCCCAGTTCACCGAGCGCACGACGGGCGACGTAGGCGCATACCGTGAACGCCTGATCGACTTCACCATCGCCCAGGGCATCGAGCTCGAGTTCAAAGAATCCATCGCCCCCGCGTTGGGCATGAGCTACGGGGGCAAGATCGCTATCCTCCCCGGACAAGCCCCAGCCGAAGAGTTCAGCACCCTTGTGCACGAACTCGCACACGAGATGTTGCACAAGGCCGAGCGCCGCACCGCAACCACCAAGACCGTACGCGAAACAGAAGCCGAGGCCATCGCCTTCGTTGTCTCGCAGACCATCGGCCTCGACGCTGGACGAGCATCAGCCGACTACATCCACCTGTACCACGGCAACGCCGCACTCCTCACCGAAAGCCTTGAAGTCATCCAGCGAACCTCAGCCCTCATCCTCTCTGCGATTGAGCCGCCCGCAGTGAAGGCAGAGGAAACCACCAACGAAGCAGCGGCAGTCGCGGAGGTGGCGTAA